In Parasegetibacter sp. NRK P23, a single genomic region encodes these proteins:
- a CDS encoding RagB/SusD family nutrient uptake outer membrane protein, translating into MKYSYLIIFAALLGFSSCKKFLDVRPKTQIDGAVAFSDEQGFMDALTGVYLKMNDNELYGKELGFGLTEVLAKQHTRFNSTFHEYYQASLYNYLNAEVRSKIDGIWLNMYGTIANNNNLLTQLNTVDKRIFRDNNYNVIKGEALGLRAMLHFDLLRLFAPAPASAGGATQKAIPYPDRLTADVFPQLTVTEVLAKIQADLDSAANLLKAVDPIVATNNIAEEGFLRDRRFKFNYYAVRSLQARAYLYAGNKEKALEYAREVINANVFNWASPAQLSAGDRARFSELSFCLYKSDLAPSFTTYFLPAAGATNLLTRSGDSEFLNVFGTSADARYTYLTAFDNVTQLRYSLLIQQNTAGAAAYLNRLPVMRVSEMYYIAAECLSNSDMASAVEYVNIIRRARNLPDDLPATLTTEELQFELFKEYRKEFYCEGQLFYYYKRRNSATIEGATITADNSIYVLPLPDDEVVYGNR; encoded by the coding sequence ATGAAGTACTCATATTTAATCATATTCGCGGCCCTCTTGGGATTTTCTTCCTGCAAGAAATTCCTCGATGTGCGTCCCAAAACGCAGATCGACGGCGCGGTTGCCTTTAGCGACGAGCAGGGTTTTATGGATGCGCTCACCGGCGTTTACCTTAAAATGAACGACAATGAATTGTACGGAAAGGAGCTCGGTTTCGGTCTTACCGAAGTGCTGGCGAAACAACACACACGCTTCAACAGTACCTTTCACGAATATTACCAGGCGTCATTGTACAACTATCTTAATGCAGAAGTAAGAAGCAAAATTGATGGCATCTGGCTGAACATGTACGGTACCATCGCCAACAACAACAACCTGCTTACACAGTTGAATACCGTTGATAAGCGTATTTTCAGGGATAACAATTATAATGTTATTAAGGGGGAAGCGCTCGGGCTGCGTGCCATGTTGCATTTTGACCTGCTGCGTTTGTTCGCTCCTGCTCCCGCAAGTGCAGGCGGCGCCACACAAAAAGCAATACCTTATCCCGACAGGCTCACCGCCGATGTGTTTCCGCAGCTTACCGTAACAGAAGTGCTGGCCAAAATACAGGCTGACCTTGATTCTGCTGCGAACCTGTTGAAGGCTGTTGATCCCATTGTGGCAACGAATAACATCGCGGAGGAAGGGTTTCTGCGGGACAGAAGGTTCAAGTTCAATTACTACGCAGTGCGGTCACTTCAGGCCAGGGCTTATTTGTATGCAGGTAATAAAGAAAAAGCGCTGGAATATGCGAGGGAAGTGATCAATGCCAATGTGTTCAACTGGGCGTCTCCTGCACAGCTTTCCGCCGGCGACAGGGCCCGGTTCTCTGAACTCAGTTTTTGCTTGTACAAGTCGGATCTGGCACCATCGTTCACCACCTATTTCCTTCCTGCTGCAGGTGCAACCAACCTGCTCACCAGAAGTGGAGACAGTGAGTTCCTGAATGTATTCGGAACATCGGCGGATGCTCGGTACACTTATCTCACCGCATTCGACAACGTGACCCAATTGCGTTACTCCCTCCTGATACAACAGAATACAGCAGGAGCAGCCGCATACCTTAACCGCCTTCCAGTGATGCGTGTTTCCGAAATGTACTATATCGCAGCCGAATGTCTTTCAAATTCCGATATGGCTTCGGCAGTGGAATACGTGAACATCATAAGGAGAGCCAGGAACCTGCCGGATGATCTTCCTGCAACACTTACTACTGAAGAACTTCAGTTTGAATTGTTCAAAGAGTACAGGAAGGAATTCTATTGCGAAGGACAGTTGTTCTACTATTATAAAAGAAGGAACAGCGCTACGATAGAAGGTGCCACCATTACCGCCGATAATTCCATTTACGTATTGCCGCTTCCCGATGATGAAGTGGTGTATGGAAACCGTTAG